In Betaproteobacteria bacterium, the genomic stretch TGCTCGCCAACATGTTTCTGCATATTCCTGCCCTGGCCTTGACGATCTCGTCTCTCGTAATCGTCGTGTTTTCCTTATTTTTATTGCACGATTTGTCGCGCATTGTCACCGGTGGGGAAACCAACTATGTAGTGGCGACCATGGGGGTCTACATGAGCCTGTTCAACATATTCGCCAATTTACTTCATCTATTGATGGCTTTCGCCGGGGGCGATAGAGAATAAGATCTCCCATCGAGATCGAAAAAAGGGCCGGTCTTCCGGCCTT encodes the following:
- a CDS encoding BAX inhibitor (BI)-1/YccA family protein — protein: LANMFLHIPALALTISSLVIVVFSLFLLHDLSRIVTGGETNYVVATMGVYMSLFNIFANLLHLLMAFAGGDRE